A single region of the Vicia villosa cultivar HV-30 ecotype Madison, WI linkage group LG4, Vvil1.0, whole genome shotgun sequence genome encodes:
- the LOC131595784 gene encoding CBL-interacting serine/threonine-protein kinase 4-like translates to MERRQQSPPPSPPSRVILGKYQLTKFLGRGNFAKVYQATSLIDGSTVAVKVIDKSKTVDASMEPRIVREIDAMRRLQNHQNILKIHEVLATKTKIYLIVDFAGGGELFYKLSRRGRFTESVARRYFQQLVSALCFCHKNGVAHRDLKPQNLLLDADGNLKVSDFGLSALPEQLQNGLLHTACGTPAYTAPEILGRIGYDGSKADAWSCGVILYVLLAGHLPFDDSNIPAMCKKIMRRDFQFPAWFSKPARYLIYQLLDPNPKTRIKLENVFGNAWFKKSLREEPEVKVFEPELYNKYCCEGNKKLELGMNAFDIISMSSGLDLSGLFETTSFRTEKRFTSSEEIGVVEEKVKEIGGGLGFRIEIGKNGTIGLGKGKVTMVVEVFKIVDNLLLVALKLENGGMEFEDLHWNDWKNGLQDVVMSWHNHESKFPCNNVDESERRIT, encoded by the coding sequence atggaACGGCGGCAACAGTCACCACCCCCGTCTCCGCCGTCACGAGTCATACTCGGAAAATACCAGCTTACCAAATTCCTCGGACGCGGAAACTTCGCGAAGGTTTACCAAGCAACTTCTCTGATCGACGGTTCAACAGTCGCCGTGAAGGTGATTGACAAATCCAAAACGGTGGACGCGTCCATGGAGCCACGAATCGTTCGTGAAATCGATGCCATGCGCCGTCTTCAAAACCATCAGAACATCCTCAAAATTCATGAAGTTTTAGCCACGAAAACTAAGATCTATCTCATCGTCGATTTCGCCGGCGGCGGTGAGCTTTTCTACAAACTCTCACGGCGAGGTAGGTTTACGGAGTCCGTCGCTCGTCGGTACTTTCAACAGCTTGTCTCCGCTCTCTGTTTCTGTCACAAAAACGGCGTCGCTCACCGTGACCTAAAGCCGCAGAATCTCCTCCTCGACGCTGACGGTAATCTCAAGGTCTCCGACTTTGGTCTCTCCGCGTTACCGGAACAGCTTCAAAACGGTCTCCTTCATACAGCCTGTGGTACTCCGGCGTACACCGCACCGGAGATTCTCGGCCGGATCGGGTACGACGGATCTAAAGCAGACGCTTGGTCCTGCGGCGTCATCCTATATGTACTTCTCGCCGGTCATCTCCCGTTCGACGATTCAAATATTCCGGCGATGTGTAAGAAAATCATGCGGCGGGATTTTCAGTTTCCGGCGTGGTTTTCGAAGCCAGCGCGGTACCTAATCTATCAGCTACTCGACCCGAACCCTAAAACCCGAATCAAACTAGAGAACGTGTTCGGAAACGCATGGTTTAAGAAATCGTTAAGAGAAGAACCTGAAGTTAAAGTTTTTGAACCAGAATTATACAATAAATACTGTTGTGAAGGTAACAAGAAACTAGAATTGGGGATGAATGCTTTCGATATAATATCGATGTCTTCGGGTTTGGATTTGAGTGGTTTGTTCGAAACTACGTCGTTTAGAACTGAAAAGAGGTTTACTTCAAGTGAAGAAATTGGTGTGGTGGAAGAGAAAGTGAAGGAAATTGGAGGGGGATTAGGGTTTAGGATTGAGATTGGGAAAAATGGAACAATTGGATTGGGGAAAGGGAAGGTTACTATGGTGGTTGAGGTGTTTAAGATAGTGGACAATTTGTTGTTGGTAGCATTAAAACTGGAGAATGGTGGAATGGAATTTGAAGATCTTCATTGGAATGATTGGAAAAATGGGCTTCAAGATGTTGTTATGTCATGGCATAATCATGAATCAAAATTTCCATGTAATAATGTTGATGAATCTGAAAGAAGGATTACTTAG